A genomic region of Sarcophilus harrisii chromosome 6, mSarHar1.11, whole genome shotgun sequence contains the following coding sequences:
- the LOC100922849 gene encoding RNA-binding protein 4 isoform X2, with protein sequence MVKLFIGNLPREATEQEIRSLFEQYGKVLECDIIKNYGFVHIEDKTAAEDAIRNLHHYKLHGVNINVEASKNKSKASTKLHVGNISPTCTNLELRAKFEEYGPVIECDIVKDYAFVHMERAEDAVEAIRGLDNTEFQGKRMHVQLSTSRLRTAPGMGDQSGCYRCGKEGHWSKECPVDRTGRMADLTEQYNEQYGAVRAPYAMSYGESMYYSNAYGALDAYYKRCRVRSYEAVAAAAAASAYNYAEQTLSQLPQVQNPAMTGHLTSTSVDPYDRHLLPTSGAAAATAAAAAAAAAAVTAASTSYYGRDRSPLRRAPTVPTVGEGYGYGHENELSQASAAARNSLYDVTRYEREQYADRARYSAF encoded by the exons ATGGTGAAGCTGTTCATCGGCAACCTGCCCCGCGAGGCGACGGAGCAGGAGATCCGCTCTCTGTTCGAGCAGTACGGGAAGGTGCTCGAGTGCGACATCATCAAGAACTACGGCTTCGTGCACATCGAGGACAAGACGGCGGCCGAGGACGCCATCCGCAACCTGCACCACTACAAGCTGCACGGCGTCAACATCAACGTGGAGGCCAGCAAGAACAAGAGCAAGGCCTCCACCAAGCTGCACGTGGGCAACATCAGCCCCACGTGCACCAACCTCGAGCTGCGCGCCAAGTTCGAGGAGTACGGGCCCGTGATCGAGTGCGACATCGTCAAGGACTACGCCTTCGTGCACATGGAGCGCGCCGAGGACGCCGTGGAGGCCATCCGCGGCCTGGACAACACCGAGTTCCAAG GCAAACGAATGCACGTGCAGCTGTCCACCAGCCGGCTTCGGACCGCCCCCGGGATGGGAGACCAGAGCGGCTGCTATCGGTGCGGGAAGGAGGGCCACTGGTCCAAAGAGTGTCCGGTGGATCGGACGGGCCGCATGGCAGACTTGACCGAGCAGTATAATGAGCAGTACGGAGCTGTTCGGGCCCCCTATGCCATGAGCTATGGGGAGTCCATGTATTACAGCAACGCATATGGAGCGCTTGACGCCTACTACAAGAGATGTCGAGTCCGGTCTTACGAGGCGGTGGCGGCAGCGGCGGCAGCCTCCGCATACAACTATGCAGAGCAGACCCTGTCCCAGCTCCCACAAGTCCAGAACCCAGCCATGACCGGTCATCTCACCTCCACCTCTGTTGACCCCTACGATAGACACCTGTTGCCGACCTCAGGAGCTGCCGCCgccactgctgctgctgccgctgccgccgccgctgcaGTCACTGCAGCCTCCACTTCCTATTACGGACGGGACCGGAGCCCCCTGCGCCGCGCCCCCACAGTCCCTACTGTCGGAGAGGGCTACGGTTACGGGCACGAGAACGAGCTGTCCCAGGCCTCGGCAGCTGCGCGGAATTCTCTGTATGACGTGACGCGGTACGAGCGGGAGCAGTACGCGGACCGGGCGCGGTACTCGGCCTTTTGA
- the LOC100922849 gene encoding RNA-binding protein 4B isoform X5 — MVKLFIGNLPREATEQEIRSLFEQYGKVLECDIIKNYGFVHIEDKTAAEDAIRNLHHYKLHGVNINVEASKNKSKASTKLHVGNISPTCTNLELRAKFEEYGPVIECDIVKDYAFVHMERAEDAVEAIRGLDNTEFQEHI; from the exons ATGGTGAAGCTGTTCATCGGCAACCTGCCCCGCGAGGCGACGGAGCAGGAGATCCGCTCTCTGTTCGAGCAGTACGGGAAGGTGCTCGAGTGCGACATCATCAAGAACTACGGCTTCGTGCACATCGAGGACAAGACGGCGGCCGAGGACGCCATCCGCAACCTGCACCACTACAAGCTGCACGGCGTCAACATCAACGTGGAGGCCAGCAAGAACAAGAGCAAGGCCTCCACCAAGCTGCACGTGGGCAACATCAGCCCCACGTGCACCAACCTCGAGCTGCGCGCCAAGTTCGAGGAGTACGGGCCCGTGATCGAGTGCGACATCGTCAAGGACTACGCCTTCGTGCACATGGAGCGCGCCGAGGACGCCGTGGAGGCCATCCGCGGCCTGGACAACACCGAGTTCCAAG AGCACATCTAA
- the LOC100922849 gene encoding RNA-binding protein 14 isoform X4, whose amino-acid sequence MKIFVGNVDGADTTPEELAALFSRFGTVMSCAVMKQFAFVHVREAAGALRAIEALHGHELRPGRALVVEMSRPRPLNTWKIFVGNVSAACTSQELRSLFERHGPVIECDVVKDYAFVHMEKEADAKAAIEQLNGKEVKGKRINVELSIKGDGRVS is encoded by the exons ATGAAGATCTTTGTGGGGAACGTAGATGGGGCGGACACGACCCCGGAGGAGCTCGCGGCCCTCTTCTCGCGCTTCGGCACCGTCATGAGCTGCGCCGTCATGAAGCAGTTCGCTTTCGTGCACGTGCGCGAGGCCGCGGGCGCGCTGCGCGCCATCGAGGCCCTGCACGGCCACGAGCTCCGGCCGGGGCGCGCCCTCGTGGTGGAGATGTCGCGGCCGCGGCCTCTCAACACTTGGAAAATTTTCGTGGGGAACGTGTCGGCCGCGTGCACGAGCCAGGAGCTGCGCAGCCTCTTCGAGCGCCACGGGCCCGTCATCGAGTGTGACGTGGTCAAAG ACTATGCGTTTGTTCACATGGAAAAGGAAGCAGACGCCAAAGCCGCCATCGAGCAGCTCAACGGCAAGGAAGTGAAGGGCAAGCGCATCAACGTGGAGCTTTCCATCAAAG GTGACGGACGTGTTTCGTAA
- the LOC100922849 gene encoding RNA-binding protein 14 isoform X1 gives MKIFVGNVDGADTTPEELAALFSRFGTVMSCAVMKQFAFVHVREAAGALRAIEALHGHELRPGRALVVEMSRPRPLNTWKIFVGNVSAACTSQELRSLFERHGPVIECDVVKDYAFVHMEKEADAKAAIEQLNGKEVKGKRINVELSIKGQKKGPAGLAAPGEKAKKPGAGDTAFPGTGGFSATFDYQQAFGNSTTGFDGRPRQPSPPFYGRDRSPLRRSPPRASYVTPLTAQPATYRAQPSVSLGAAYRAQPSASLGVAYRTQPMTAQAASYRAQPSVSLGAPYRAQLASPGSQPGGASSLGPYGGAQPSASALTSYGAQSAAASSLTSYGAQASSLASYGNQPASYGVRAAASSYNAQSAASSLTSYGAQAASYGAQPAASSLAYGAQAASYNTQPTAASYNAQPTAASYNAQSGPYAAQPAASYSAQPAAYVAQPATAAAYAAQPAAYAAQAAGPLAGSYGAQPVVTAQLNAYGAQATMGLSGSYGAQSAAATGSYGAAAAYGAQPTAAALAAPYRTQSSAPLGSSYAAQQQPPQPAAASYRGQPGATYEGAGQPSAAYLSLSQGPVANAATSTPPPYERTRLSPPRDSYDDPYKKAAAIMSKRYGSNRRLAELSDYRRLSDSQLSFRRSPTKSSLDYRRLPDAHSDYARYSGSYSEYLRAAQMHSGYQRRL, from the exons ATGAAGATCTTTGTGGGGAACGTAGATGGGGCGGACACGACCCCGGAGGAGCTCGCGGCCCTCTTCTCGCGCTTCGGCACCGTCATGAGCTGCGCCGTCATGAAGCAGTTCGCTTTCGTGCACGTGCGCGAGGCCGCGGGCGCGCTGCGCGCCATCGAGGCCCTGCACGGCCACGAGCTCCGGCCGGGGCGCGCCCTCGTGGTGGAGATGTCGCGGCCGCGGCCTCTCAACACTTGGAAAATTTTCGTGGGGAACGTGTCGGCCGCGTGCACGAGCCAGGAGCTGCGCAGCCTCTTCGAGCGCCACGGGCCCGTCATCGAGTGTGACGTGGTCAAAG ACTATGCGTTTGTTCACATGGAAAAGGAAGCAGACGCCAAAGCCGCCATCGAGCAGCTCAACGGCAAGGAAGTGAAGGGCAAGCGCATCAACGTGGAGCTTTCCATCAAAGGTCAGAAGAAGGGGCCAGCGGGCCTGGCAGCCCCTGGGGAAAAGGCCAAGAAGCCAGGGGCTGGCGACACTGCGTTCCCTGGGACTGGTGGCTTTTCCGCCACCTTTGATTACCAGCAGGCCTTCGGCAACAGCACCACCGGCTTCGATGGGCGGCCCCGGCAGCCCTCTCCTCCTTTCTATGGCCGTGACCGCAGTCCCCTGCGCCGCTCGCCTCCCCGAGCTTCCTACGTGACCCCGCTGACTGCCCAGCCGGCCACTTACCGAGCCCAGCCTTCAGTTTCCCTGGGGGCGGCCTATAGAGCCCAACCCTCTGCTTCCTTGGGTGTTGCCTACCGGACCCAGCCCATGACAGCCCAGGCAGCCTCCTACCGGGCACAGCCTTCAGTGTCCCTGGGCGCCCCGTACCGGGCCCAGCTGGCTAGCCCTGGCTCACAGCCCGGGGGAGCTTCCTCACTTGGCCCCTATGGAGGTGCCCAGCCTTCGGCCTCGGCCCTTACTTCCTACGGGGCCCAGTCAGCCGCGGCCTCTTCTCTCACCTCCTATGGGGCACAGGCCTCCTCCCTTGCCTCATATGGAAATCAGCCAGCTTCCTATGGGGTGCGGGCTGCTGCCTCCTCTTACAACGCCCAGTCGGCAGCTTCCTCCCTGACCTCCTATGGGGCTCAGGCAGCTTCCTACGGGGCCCAGCCTGCAGCATCCTCACTTGCTTACGGGGCCCAGGCGGCCTCCTATAACACCCAGCCTACTGCAGCCTCCTATAATGCTCAGCCCACGGCAGCCTCTTACAATGCCCAGTCAGGCCCATATGCAGCCCAGCCAGCTGCTTCCTATTCTGCCCAGCCTGCTGCCTACGTGGCTCAGCCGGCTACTGCTGCAGCCTATGCCGCCCAGCCAGCCGCCTATGCGGCGCAGGCAGCGGGGCCCCTCGCCGGCTCCTACGGGGCCCAGCCGGTCGTCACAGCGCAGCTGAATGCTTATGGGGCTCAGGCCACCATGGGCCTCTCTGGCTCCTATGGGGCTCAGTCAGCTGCAGCGACTGGCTCCTATGGGGCGGCAGCTGCCTACGGCGCCCAGCCCACCGCGGCGGCCCTGGCTGCTCCCTACCGCACTCAGTCGTCGGCCCCGTTGGGTTCTTCCTATGCTGCCCAACAGCAGCCTCCCCAGCCTGCTGCTGCTTCCTACCGGGGCCAGCCAGGTGCCACCTATGAGGGGGCGGGCCAGCCGTCCGCAGCCTACCTGTCCCTGTCCCAGGGGCCTGTTGCCAACGCCGCTACCAGCACCCCGCCGCCCTATGAGCGTACCCGCCTCTCCCCACCCCGAGACAGCTACGATGATCCCTACAAAAAGGCCGCCGCCATCATGTCGAAAAG GTATGGTTCCAACCGGCGCTTAGCCGAGCTCTCTGATTACCGCCGTTTATCAGACTCGCAGCTTTCGTTCCGCCGCTCGCCGACAAAGTCCTCGCTGGATTACCGTCGCCTGCCCGATGCCCATTCCGATTACGCTCGCTATTCGGGCTCCTATAGCGAGTACCTGCGGGCAGCGCAGATGCACTCTGGCTACCAGCGCCGCCTGTAG
- the LOC100922849 gene encoding RNA-binding protein 14 isoform X3: MKIFVGNVDGADTTPEELAALFSRFGTVMSCAVMKQFAFVHVREAAGALRAIEALHGHELRPGRALVVEMSRPRPLNTWKIFVGNVSAACTSQELRSLFERHGPVIECDVVKDYAFVHMEKEADAKAAIEQLNGKEVKGKRINVELSIKGMVPTGA, encoded by the exons ATGAAGATCTTTGTGGGGAACGTAGATGGGGCGGACACGACCCCGGAGGAGCTCGCGGCCCTCTTCTCGCGCTTCGGCACCGTCATGAGCTGCGCCGTCATGAAGCAGTTCGCTTTCGTGCACGTGCGCGAGGCCGCGGGCGCGCTGCGCGCCATCGAGGCCCTGCACGGCCACGAGCTCCGGCCGGGGCGCGCCCTCGTGGTGGAGATGTCGCGGCCGCGGCCTCTCAACACTTGGAAAATTTTCGTGGGGAACGTGTCGGCCGCGTGCACGAGCCAGGAGCTGCGCAGCCTCTTCGAGCGCCACGGGCCCGTCATCGAGTGTGACGTGGTCAAAG ACTATGCGTTTGTTCACATGGAAAAGGAAGCAGACGCCAAAGCCGCCATCGAGCAGCTCAACGGCAAGGAAGTGAAGGGCAAGCGCATCAACGTGGAGCTTTCCATCAAAG GTATGGTTCCAACCGGCGCTTAG
- the CCS gene encoding copper chaperone for superoxide dismutase isoform X1, producing MEVQLENQSVLVTTTLPSQEVQDLLESTGCQAVLKGMGSHMHQNLGAAVAMIGRPGAVQGVVRFLQVSPKCCLIEGTIDGLEPGPHGLHVHQYGDLTENCASCGDHFNPDGMPHGGPQDAQRHRGDLGNVYAESDGRATFRLEDEQLQVWDIIGRSLVIDAGEDDLGRGGHPLSKITGNSGERLACGIIARSAGLFQNPKQICSCDGLTLWDERGRPIAGEGRKKPPQTPAHL from the exons ATGGAGGTGCAGCTGGAGAATCAGAGTGTCCTCGTGACCACTACCCTGCCCAGCCAGGAGGTGCAGGATCTCCTGGAGAGTACGGGGTGCCAGGCAGTGCTGAAGGGCATGGGCAGCCACATGCATC AGAACCTGGGGGCAGCCGTGGCCATGATAGGGCGGCCTGGGGCTGTCCAGGGAGTTGTGCGTTTCTTACAAGTGTCCCCCAAATGCTGCCTCATCGAGGGGACGATCGATGGCCTAGAGCCTGGGCCCCACGGCCTCCATGTCCATCAGTATGGGGACTTGACCGAGAACTGTGCCAG CTGTGGTGACCACTTCAACCCGGATGGGATGCCTCATGGCGGCCCCCAGGACGCCCAGCGG CACCGCGGAGATCTGGGAAACGTCTACGCCGAGTCCGATGGGAGAGCCACCTTCAGGCTGGAGGATGAGCAGCTCCAG GTGTGGGACATCATTGGCCGAAGCCTGGTCATCGATGCAGGCGAGGACGACCTGGGGCGGGGAGGGCACCCACTCTCCAAGATCACGGGGAACTCTGGAGAAAG GCTCGCCTGCGGGATCATCGCTCGCTCCGCCGGCCTCTTCCAGAACCCCAAGCAGATCTGCTCCTGTGACGGCCTCACCCTCTGGGACGAGCGAGGCCGGCCCATCGCTGGTGAGGGCCGAAAGAAGCCCCCGCAGACCCCCGCTCACCTTTGA
- the CCS gene encoding copper chaperone for superoxide dismutase isoform X2 → MIGRPGAVQGVVRFLQVSPKCCLIEGTIDGLEPGPHGLHVHQYGDLTENCASCGDHFNPDGMPHGGPQDAQRHRGDLGNVYAESDGRATFRLEDEQLQVWDIIGRSLVIDAGEDDLGRGGHPLSKITGNSGERLACGIIARSAGLFQNPKQICSCDGLTLWDERGRPIAGEGRKKPPQTPAHL, encoded by the exons ATGATAGGGCGGCCTGGGGCTGTCCAGGGAGTTGTGCGTTTCTTACAAGTGTCCCCCAAATGCTGCCTCATCGAGGGGACGATCGATGGCCTAGAGCCTGGGCCCCACGGCCTCCATGTCCATCAGTATGGGGACTTGACCGAGAACTGTGCCAG CTGTGGTGACCACTTCAACCCGGATGGGATGCCTCATGGCGGCCCCCAGGACGCCCAGCGG CACCGCGGAGATCTGGGAAACGTCTACGCCGAGTCCGATGGGAGAGCCACCTTCAGGCTGGAGGATGAGCAGCTCCAG GTGTGGGACATCATTGGCCGAAGCCTGGTCATCGATGCAGGCGAGGACGACCTGGGGCGGGGAGGGCACCCACTCTCCAAGATCACGGGGAACTCTGGAGAAAG GCTCGCCTGCGGGATCATCGCTCGCTCCGCCGGCCTCTTCCAGAACCCCAAGCAGATCTGCTCCTGTGACGGCCTCACCCTCTGGGACGAGCGAGGCCGGCCCATCGCTGGTGAGGGCCGAAAGAAGCCCCCGCAGACCCCCGCTCACCTTTGA
- the CCDC87 gene encoding coiled-coil domain-containing protein 87, translated as MEHRTRRQPPMDRTADPEMQKVYQQLLRPLSLFPEGIQLPTTPEPLPPSQMKREARVGRDAYFLEQLSPGSLCLLVSDRLFRVGLTREVPLEHRQQLLDVILSELRYGWQMPPPEPSLSPRDQQNLRQRVETHVVLASEQLFAHYLHLLITLTRPQTESVLTDSATLTRLSAYLAVDCSRFLTSPQVYRSLVNDFIDLQGLRPFHMGPAKPEDFRKQALFPQQTFGAFQASRLCPLPWPHSTGFSEIPCSALNMSYLISLSRPAYLSVRPCPDALKGLRSIPDLDLKKYLRWLPTLTPRSSKYEEPFAQRIHPSEALNLEQGLEMGTFLQLHIPRKCCSLPNMREGRKLSDELGLGPLSPRTLTPLILGLESGTESFKGTPSEDLKHMTKTLIVERSKKPLKSSALPPLLGALTRLPNGYLRMEELQRVLKTLQEEDDSGKWDYKPIIKFSATEHAQPATVAVRWKDQTILKAAAPRVSDRAFRDSFYLKEESVLYNHLSGELDGKTVEDLDNILFAGAGIQEIYKELLSRVSADYLQFDRGPLVEPTSDQDWTRYVMSGFLNTDPNMRIINPALDGIGKHRLPSLAYDRFAPLLCPKVPKRWFRNKSSWLRWWRATLTTDDYFLYLATQECDFLHVIFHMYPEDEPVQAPVITKDTLQLPPVPPLGQEEDVGEFVSGFWDANSVLEYGLGAEGTRSLGDYKEGKQLQRRLERIWAILQVPDKDRLDMAIKYSTNARLGQLPALVGAWEKALQPIQEREILLAQLERFEQEASDPNRFFLKVDYDLWRLEKESHIRSSLHQRIKAVETLLAKLLHNIQITFGDSVTYKGRCYLEKMKKDKVEMLYWLQQERRAKNLLHVQKSSRLPSLLPKVTGNPENGFIASHPNS; from the coding sequence ATGGAGCACAGGACGCGCAGGCAGCCGCCGATGGACAGGACGGCGGACCCGGAGATGCAGAAGGTGTACCAGCAGCTCTTGCGGCCGCTCTCGCTGTTCCCGGAGGGCATACAGCTCCCGACGACCCCCGAGCCGCTGCCCCCCTCCCAGATGAAGCGCGAGGCCCGCGTGGGCCGCGACGCCTACTTCCTGGAGCAGCTGTCTCCGGGCTCCCTGTGCCTGCTGGTGTCGGACCGGCTGTTCCGCGTGGGGCTCACGCGCGAAGTGCCCCTCGAGCACCGGCAGCAGCTGCTGGACGTGATCCTGTCGGAGCTGCGGTACGGCTGGCAGATGCCGCCCCCCGAGCCGAGCCTCAGCCCGCGGGACCAGCAGAACCTGCGCCAGCGCGTGGAGACGCACGTGGTGCTGGCCTCGGAGCAGCTCTTCGCGCACTACCTGCACCTGCTCATCACCCTGACGAGGCCCCAGACGGAGTCCGTGCTCACCGACTCCGCCACGCTCACCCGCCTGTCGGCCTACCTGGCCGTGGACTGCTCCCGCTTCCTCACCAGCCCCCAGGTCTACCGCAGCCTCGTGAACGACTTCATCGACCTGCAGGGGCTCCGCCCCTTCCACATGGGGCCCGCCAAGCCCGAGGACTTCCGCAAGCAGGCCCTGTTTCCCCAGCAAACCTTCGGCGCCTTCCAGGCCTCCCGGCTCTGCCCGCTGCCCTGGCCGCACAGCACGGGCTTCTCGGAGATCCCCTGCTCCGCCCTGAACATGAGCTACCTGATTTCCCTGAGCCGCCCCGCGTACCTCTCGGTGAGGCCTTGCCCCGACGCCTTGAAGGGGCTGCGATCCATCCCGGACCTGGACCTGAAAAAGTACCTGCGCTGGCTGCCCACTCTGACCCCCAGGTCCTCCAAGTACGAGGAGCCTTTTGCCCAGAGGATCCACCCCTCAGAGGCTTTGAACTTGGAGCAGGGCCTGGAGATGGGGACTTTTCTGCAGCTGCACATCCCCAGGAAGTGCTGCTCTTTGCCCAACATGAGAGAAGGTCGGAAGCTTTCAGACGAACTGGGCTTAGGTCCTTTATCCCCTCGAACTCTAACCCCGCTGATCCtcggcctggagtcaggaacagaGTCCTTCAAAGGCACGCCTTCGGAGGACCTCAAGCACATGACGAAAACCCTCATAGTGGAACGGTCCAAGAAACCCCTGAAGAGCTCggccctcccccctctcctcgGGGCCTTAACCCGACTCCCCAACGGCTACCTCCGAATGGAAGAGCTGCAGAGAGTACTGAAGACTCTCCAAGAAGAAGACGACTCCGGAAAATGGGACTACAAGCCCATCATAAAATTCTCAGCCACTGAGCACGCACAGCCAGCCACTGTGGCCGTGCGGTGGAAAGATCAGACCATTCTGAAGGCCGCGGCGCCCAGAGTGTCAGATCGGGCCTTCCGGGACAGCTTCTACCTGAAGGAGGAAAGCGTTCTCTATAACCACCTGTCTGGCGAACTGGACGGCAAAACCGTGGAAGACCTGGACAACATCCTCTTTGCTGGGGCTGGGATCCAGGAGATCTACAAGGAGCTTTTGAGTCGCGTCTCTGCCGACTATCTGCAGTTTGACCGGGGGCCCCTCGTGGAGCCCACTTCCGACCAGGACTGGACCAGATACGTGATGTCAGGCTTTCTGAACACAGATCCCAACATGCGCATCATCAACCCTGCCCTGGACGGCATCGGAAAGCACAGATTACCTTCTTTAGCCTACGATAGGTTTGCCCCACTGCTGTGTCCCAAGGTGCCCAAGCGGTGGTTCAGAAACAAGTCTTCCTGGCTGCGCTGGTGGAGAGCCACCCTGACCACAGATGACTACTTTCTGTACCTGGCCACCCAGGAATGTGACTTTCTCCATGTGATCTTCCACATGTACCCAGAAGATGAACCTGTGCAGGCTCCTGTCATCACCAAAGACACCCTACAGCTCCCACCTGTGCCTCCACTGGGGCAGGAGGAGGATGTCGGGGAGTTTGTGTCAGGGTTCTGGGATGCCAACTCGGTCCTAGAGTACGGCCTGGGAGCCGAGGGCACCAGATCCCTAGGGGACTACAAGGAAGGGAAGCAACTTCAGAGGCGACTCGAGAGGATCTGGGCAATCCTGCAGGTGCCGGACAAGGACCGGTTGGACATGGCCATCAAGTACAGCACCAATGCCCGCTTGGGGCAGCTCCCTGCCCTGGTGGGTGCCTGGGAGAAGGCCTTGCAGCCCATCCAGGAGCGGGAGATCTTGTTAGCACAGCTGGAACGCTTTGAGCAAGAAGCCTCTGACCCCAACCGCTTCTTCCTGAAGGTCGATTATGACCTTTGGCGCTTGGAAAAAGAGTCCCATATTCGCAGCAGCTTACATCAGAGGATTAAAGCAGTGGAGACCTTACTGGCCAAGCTCCTGCACAATATCCAGATCACCTTTGGAGACTCGGTGACCTACAAGGGGCGGTGCTATCTGGAGAAGATGAAGAAGGACAAAGTGGAGATGTTGTACTGGCTGCAGCAGGAAAGGCGGGCCAAGAACCTGCTCCATGTCCAAAAGAGCTCCCGActgccttcccttctccccaaagtCACAGGAAACCCAGAAAACGGTTTCATTGCCTCTCACCCAAATAGCTAA